The window AAGCGGTGGCAGGTTTCCGGGAGGTCCTGGAAGCAATGATGGACCCCGAGACGCGCTCGCAGTATCAGGCACTGAAAGAACTGCCTGATCCGCGGAAATGACCAGCATACCCGATACTCATATCCTGATCGTCGACGATGACGAACGTATCCGGGCGCTCTTGCGGCGTTTTCTGGAAAAGAACGGCTTTTTCGTCAGTCAGGCCCGCGACGCCCAGCAGGCGCGGCGGTTGCTGGGCGGGTTGGAATTCGATCTGATCGTTCTGGATGTGATGATGCCGGGCGAGGACGGCTTTGCGCTGACGCGCGACCTGCGCAAGACCATCGACACGCCAATCCTGCTGCTGACCGCCATGGGCGATACCGAAGACCGGATCACCGGGCTGGAAAGCGGCGCCGACGATTACCTGCCCAAACCCTTCGAGCCGCGAGAACTGCTGCTGCGCATCGCCGCCATCTTGCGCCGCATGCCGACAGTAGAGGCTGCGACGCCGAAATTCCTCAGCCTTGGCACCCTGCGCTACGATACCGAAAAGGGCGAATTGTGGCAGGGCGAAACCCCGCTGCGCCTGACCGGCACCGAACAGGCCTTGCTGCGGCGCCTGGCTGCCAGCCGGGGTCAGCCCGTCAGCCGCGCCGATCTGATCGATGATCTGGGCCGCGGCGGCGGAAACGGCAATGGTGAAGAGGCCGATAACAGCGAACGCGCCATTGATGTGCAGATCACCCGCCTGCGCCGCAAGATCGAGGCCGACCCGCGCGAGCCGCGTTTTCTGCAGACTGTGCGTGGCACCGGCTATATGCTGGTCGCTGATTAGGGGCTGCGCTAGATTAGCACTCGCATGGACGCGAATCCCACATATCACGGCCAGCCGGTAACGGCTGAAATCGCTTTGGCGCTGCTGCAATGGCAGGCCGAGATGGGCGCGGATGAGCCGATTCTGGACGCGCCGCTGGATCGCTTTGATCTGCCCGCAGCCAGCGAAACGCGCGCTGCGCCGCCGATAATGACCGCTGCACCCTCGCTGCCCGGCATTGACGCGCCCGCCACGGCGCCGGTGGCCCCGCGCCCCGCCGATGGCCCCGATATCGCAGCCCTTGTGGCGCAGGCGCAGGCACTGGCCGAAGGTGCCGATACGCTCGATGCGCTGGCCGCCGCGCAAGAGGGATTTGACGGGATCGAACTCAAGAAAGGCGCGCGCAATTTCGCCTTTGCCGATGGCAACCGCGATGCGCGCGTGCTGATCCTGGGTGAGGCCCCGGGTGACGAAGAAGACCGGCAGGGCCGCCCCTTTGTGGGCCGCGCGGGTCAGTTTCTGGATCGCATGTTCGCGGCCATCGGACTGGCGCGTGATGCCGTGGATGCGGAAAAATCGCTCTATATCACCAATGTTTTACCATGGCGTCCCCCGGGCAATCGCGACCCTTCGCCCGATGAAATGGCGATGATGCTTCCCTTTGTCCGGCGGCATATCGCATTGATGGATCCGCAGTTCATCGTGCTGATGGGCAACACGCCATGTCAGGCTGCACTGGGCAGAAGGGGCATTTTGCGCCTGCGTGGCACCTGGACCCAGGCCTTTGACAAGCCCGCCCTGCCGATGACCCATCCGGCCTATCTGCTGCGCAACCCGGTGGCCAAACGCGAGGCCTGGGCCGATCTGCTATCGCTTGCAGAAAGGCTGGACGCAGCCACCGTTTAGGGTTCATTTCCTATAGATGGGTTAGTCCCGTGCAAAACGGGCAGGTTCAAACATGCGCTTCTTGCTACGCAGCCTTGGCGGGCTGTTCATCACTGCCGTGACCTTCGGGCTGCTGTTTCTGGCGGCCTTTCAGGTGTGGCTGGCGCTGGAACAGTCGCGCACCGGCGGCGCCCGCGGGCCCGACGCGCAAGAACAGGCCTTTACCGTCCAGCTGCTGACGCTGGAGGCTGCCTCGATAAACCCGGTGATGCAGGTCTTTGGCACGGTCGAATCGCGCCGTCGTCTGGAACTGCGCGCAGGCGCATCCGGGCGGATCACCTATCTGGACCCGAACCTGCACGAAGGCGGCGCGGTTCAGGCCGGCCAACGGCTGGTACAGACAGATCCGTCGGCGGCGCAGGCGGCGTTGGATACGCTGTTGGCCGCCGAGGCCGAAGGCCAGGCTGCGCTGCAAGACGCCCGCCGCGCCGTGACGATTGCCACCGACGATCTGGCCGCCGCGCGCAATCAGGCAGACCTGCGGCGCGCCGCCGTCGACCGCCAACGCAACCTTGCTGATCGCGGGCTTGGGACCAGCGCCGATCGCGAGGCGGCGGAACTGGCTGCCTCCAGCGCGGATCAGGCGGTGCTATCGCGCCAATCCGCCCTGGCCGAGGCCGAAAGCGCCGTCTCGACCGCCGAACTGGCATTGCGCCGCAACATGATCGACCTGACAGAGGCGCGCCGGTCGCTGCAACTGACACAGGTTCAGGCCAGCTTTGACGGGCGTGTTACCTCGGTCACGGCGGTCGAGGGCGGTCTGGTCAGCCAGAACGAACAACTGGCCGAGATCATCGACCCCGACGCGCTGGAAGTGCAAATTCCGCTGTCGCTGCAACAGTATTCACGGCTGATCGCACGTGATCAGGGGCTGGACGGCACGCCGGTTCGGGTGGTGCTGGACGGATCTGCCGGGCGGATCACGGCGCCGGCCCATCTGGACCGGGCGGCGGCCTCGGTCGCCGAAGGTGCGGCGGGCCGCACCGTATTTGCGCGGCTGGACGAACCCGATGCGCGCCTGCGTCCCGGCGATTTCGTCACCGTCGAGATCGACGAACCACCGCTGCAACCGGCAGCCCTGATCCCGGCGGCTGCGGTCGGGCCCGACGGCGCGGTGCTGGTGGCCGATGAGGAAAACCGGTTGCGCGCCCACCCGGTCAGCGTGTTGCGCCGGCAGGGTGACCAGGTGGTGATTGCGGTGCCCGATGAACTGGCCGGCGCACGCATCGTGGCCGAACGCGCGCCGCAACTGGGCACAGGCATCCTGATCCGCGACGCCGCTGCGCCGGCAGAGAACGGCACGGTTGCCGGACCGGGCGACCAGCAGCAGGCACGCCGGCAGGGCGCACAGGCCGATGGCTGAGGGACGCGGCCTCCTGTCGCTGTTTGCGCGACACGCCACGCTGGCCAATCTGGTGCTTGCTGTCATGGTCATCGGCGGGCTGGTTGCCGCGCCCCGCATGCGCGCGCAGTTCTTTCCCGACACGGTGATCGAGCAGATCAATATCTCGATCCGGTGGGATGGCGCGGGCGCCGAGGATGTCGACCGTTCGGTCATCGCGGTGCTGGAACCCGCCTTGCTGGCCGTCGAAGGCGTCACCGAAGAGGAATCGCGCGCCACCCAGGGCTCTGGCCGGATCGAGTTGGAATTCGAGCCGGGCTGGGACATGTCTCGCGCCGTCTCTGATGTGGAAACAGCGCTGGCCACCGTCGACACCCTGCCCGAAGGCGCAGAGGAACCCGAGGTGTCGCGCGGCGCATGGCGCGACCGGGTGGCCGATGTGGTGATCTCGGGGCCGGTCGGCGTCGATCAGTTGAGCAGGCTGTCTGATGACCTGCTGAACCGGCTCTATGCCCGCGGCATCACACGGGCCACCGTATCGGGTCTGGCCGCGCCCGAGGTCGTGATCGAGGTCAGCATGGCGGATCTGGTCCGCTATGACCTGACCATGGATGCGATCGCCCAGACCGTCGCCGCGGCAGCCACCGCGCAGCCGGCGGGCGATGTTGCCTCGGGTGCGGCACGGGTGCGCACCGGATCAGAAGCGCGTGATCCGGCCGCGGTCGCCGCGCTGCCGCTGCGGCTGGGGGCTGACGGCTCCGAATTGACCATTGGCGATGTGGCAAGCGTCACCGCGACCAGCATGGACAGCGACGAGGCCTTTTATGTCGGACGCGATCCGGCAGTGGTGATCCAGGTCCAGCGCGCCGCCGCCGGCGACGCCATCGGCATGCAGCGCGAGGTCGAGGCCGCTGCCGAGGCGATGCGCCCCAGTCTGCCTGACGGCGTCCAGATCGAGCTGGTACGCGCACGCGCCGAAATGATCTCGGGGCGTCTGCAACTGCTGATCGACAATGCGATCCTAGGTCTGGGGCTGGTGGTCTGCCTGCTGTTTCTGTTCCTCAACGCCCGCACCGCGCTGTGGGTGGCGGCGGGGATCCCGGCCTCGCTGCTGGCGGCAATCGGGCTGATGTATATGTTTGGCATGACGCTGAACATGATCTCGCTTTTCGCGCTTATCCTGACACTTGGCATTATCGTCGACGACGCCATCGTGGTTGGCGAACACGCCGATTATCGTGCCCGCAAACTGCGAGAACCAGCGGTGGTCGCGGCGGAACGTGCAGCGCAGCGGATGGCCGCGCCGGTCGTGTCCTCGACCCTGACCACGATCATTGCCTTCGGCGGGTTGATGGCCATCGGCGGACGTTTCGGCAATCTGATCCTCGATATCCCGATGACGGTGATCATGGTGCTGGCGGCCTCGCTGATGGAGTGCTTTCTGGTCCTGCCCAACCACATGTCCCACGCCCTGACCCGCGCCGCCCGCAACCACTGGTATGACCGGCCCTCGCAATTCGTGAACAAGGGGCTGGACTGGATCACCCTGCATGCGGTGAGACCGGGCATGGGCTGGCTGATCCGGCTGCGCTATCCGGTCTTGGCCGCGACGATTGCCCTGTTTGGCTGGTCTGCCGCCTCTTTGATCACCGGCAAGGTGCCCTGGCGTTTCTTTGATTCGCCCGAACAAGGCAGCGTCGCGGGCAATTTCGCCATGCTGCCCGGCTCGACCCGCGATGATACGCTGCGCGTGCTGGGACTGATGCAAGATGCGGTCGCGGGCGTCGCCGCCGAGTATGAGGCCGAATACGGCGCCAACCCGGTTACCCATGCGATGGCTCAGATCGGCGGCAATTCAGGCCGCCCCCTGCCCGGCGCCGACACCAAGGACGCCGATCTGCTGGGCTCGATCCAGATCGAGTTGATCGACGCAGATTTGCGGCCCTATTCCAGCTTTGAACTGGTTGGCGATCTGCAGGCGGCCATGCCGAACGATCCGCGACTTGAAACGATCAGCTTTCGCGGATTTCGCGGCGGGCCGGGGGGGGATGCGATCTCGGTGCGCATGTCGGGCGCCGAGGCGCAGCGCCTGAAAGAGGCCGCCGAGGCACTGAAGACGCGGCTGTCCGCCCTGCCCGAGGTTTCGGCGCTGGAAGACAGCATGTCCTACGACAAAGAGGAACTGGCGCTGGAACTGACCGCGCAGGGTCGCGCGCTTGGCTTTACCACCGAGGGTCTGGCGCGCGAATTGCGGCAGCGCCTTGGCGGGATAGAGGCGGCGACCTTTCCCGTGGGCATTCGCAGCGGCGCAATCCAGGTCGAACTGCCCGAGACCGAACGGCGCGGCGACTTTCTGGACCGCATGATGATGCGCTCGACCTCGGGGCGGTGGGTGCCACTGGCCGATATCGTGACCGTTGGCAGCCGGGCGGGCTTTTCCACCATCCGACGCGAGAACGGCGTCCGAATGATCTCGGTCACCGGCGACATATCCGACGACAACCCCGCCCGCGCAGCCGAGATCACGGCGGATCTGCAAAACCTGATCCTGCCGCAGATCGCATCGGAATATGGCATCGATTTCGAGGCCACCGGGCTGGCGGAACAAGAGCGTGACTTTCTGGGCGACGCCATGCTGGGCTTTGCGCTGGCGCTGCTGGGCATCTACATGGTGCTGGCCTGGATCTTTGCCTCGTGGACACGCCCGCTGGTGGTGATGGCAGTCATTCCATTCGGGCTGATCGGCGCGGTTTGGGGGCATTCGATCTGGGGGCTGCCCATGTCGATGTTCTCGATTGTCGGGTTGATCGGCATGTCGGGCATCGTCATCAACGACTCGATCGTGCTGATCTCGACCGTGGACGAATATGCCAAGAATCGCGCCACGCGGCCCGCGATCATCGACGCGGTTTGCAACCGCCTGCGTCCTGTCCTGCTGACCACACTGACCACGGTTCTGGGACTGGCGCCGCTGCTGTATGAACGGTCTTCACAGGCGCTGTTTCTGAAACCGACCGTGGTCACGCTGGCTTATGGGCTGGGCTTTGGGATGATCGTCGTGTTGCTGGTCGTGCCGGCCGCACTTGGCATCGGCGAGGACATCGCCCATGCCCGCCGCGGCTTTCGGCGCGGTCTGCGTGCAGGGCCGCTGCGGATGCCGCTGCTGACGGGGTCGCTGGTGGCGGCACTGGGCTTTGTCGCGCTGCTGGTGCCGGTCACGCTGGTCCCGGCATTCGGCCTGTCGCTGCCCGAGTGGTGGCCGGTCGCCGGTTCGGCAAGTCAGGCGATGATGTGGTATCTGGCGGCTGTCCTGCTGGCGGTTCTGATCGCCGCCGTGACCCTGCTGGTCAGGTCGCGGCGCAGCCCTGCATCTGCACCGCCGGCCGATCCCCGATCAGCGTAAAGACCAGACCGTCCGTATCCAGATCGAAACGCGCGCCGTCCGGCTGCACCAGATCGGCGCTGGCCGTCAGTCCTGCTTCGCCATCCGGCGACAGTTCGGGAACCGATATCCATACCTCTGGCCGCGCCGGCAGTTCGACCGCGATGGCGCGAACCCAGCCCGCATCCGCCAGCGTCAGGTCCAGCCGCAGGCCGTCATCGATCCCGCTGACCCGACACTGCGGCTGATCGGCACTGCCCGAGGGCTGCTGGTTCAGCGCCGTCTGGATAACCGGGTCGGGCTGGTTCGCAGCAGGCGGTGCATCAAGGGTCAGATGCGCCGGCACGCAGATATTCTCGCACAATCCGAAATCCACGACGGTGGCCAGGTCAATCGGCTGGCCGGGCGTTTTCGGCACGATGCTGAACGGCAGCACCAGCCTGTCATGAAAGCCAAAGCTCAGTGAGCCACCCGAATCGATCAGCTCCGGCGCGGGCCATTGCACGGTGAGTTCACCAATGTTTTGCGAGGCGCCCCAGTCAAAGCTGGGCGGAATGCCGCTATCGCCGGGACTGCGCCAATAGGTTTTCCACCCCGGCTGCAAGCGCAGCTCTAACGCCGCGATCCGGTTGCCCTGTTCATCGGTCCAACCCGGCAGCAGCCGCGCATCAGTCAGGCCGGGCGGCAGATCTTGCGCATGGGCAGCAACCGCTGACAGCGCGAAAGCAAGGGCAAAAAGTTTCATGGGTCCAGCCTCTAAGGCGAGAACTGGCCGCCGAAAAGTCACAAAACCGCGTGGGGCTTGCAAGCGCGCGCCGCAATGTCGATCTTGTTAGCAACAGGAGTTTGCATGACCGACCACACTGATCTGACAGGAAAGATCCTGATTGCCATGCCAGGCATGCTTGATCCGCGCTTTGAACGCTCGGTCGTGCTGATCTGCGCGCATTCCGATGAAGGGGCGATGGGACTGGTCCTGAACCGCCCGCTGCCCGAGATCGAGTTCAACGACCTGCTGGGACAGTTGGGCATAGATGCGGACGACCAGACCCAGCAAATCGAGGTCCGCTTTGGCGGTCCGGTCGAACCGGGGCGCGGTTTCGTGCTGCATCACGCCGACCGCATCGAGGACGACGAGGCCGAAGGCATGATGCGCATCGGCACCGATCTGGCGATGACCTCGACACGCGACATTCTGGAAGATCTGGCCCATGGCAGCGGCCCCGGTCAGGCCGTTCTGGCGCTTGGCTATGCCGGCTGGGGGCCGGGCCAACTGGAGGACGAAATGCTGGCAAATGGCTGGCTGACGGGCGAAACCGGTGAGGATCTGATCTTCAGCACCGACAATGAGGCCAAGTGGGGCGCCGCGCTGCGGGCGCAGGGCGTGGATCCCTCGCTGCTGTCCGCCGCCGCAGGAAGGGCTTGATAAAAAACGATAAAACAGTTACAAAGACGCCTTCAAGCAGTCGAATAGCGAGCCTTCATCCATCAACGAAAGAGGTACATCATGTCGGAACTGATTGTCCTGGCCTTCGATAGCGAGCCTGCGGGCTTCGATCTGCGGACCGAATTGGTCAAGATGCAGAAAGATTATCTGGTCGAAATGGAGGACGTCGTCGTTGTCACGCGCGAAAGCGAAGAGGACATCAAACTGCATCAGGCCGTCTGACCGCTGCAGGGGCAGTGGGCGGCGGTTTCTGGGGAACGTTCATCGGCCTGCTGTTCCTCAATCCGCTGCTGGGGGCGGCCGTCGGCGCCGCATCGGGCGCGCTGGCCGGTCGGTTCTCCGATATCGGGATCGACGACAAGTTCATGAAGGAAGTGGCCCATGCCGTGCCACCCGGTGGCTCGGCCGTGTTTGTGTTGCTGCGCAAGATGACGGCCGACAAGATGCTCGAGCGTCTGACCGAGGTCGGACATGGCGGCCGCGTCCTGCGGACTTCGCTGTCGAACGAGCAGGAACAACAGCTGCGCGACGCACTGTCTGGCAGCGGCGAGGCCCCAGCACCGCCGCCGCCCTCTGCATAAGGCCGCTTGACGCGATGCCGGGCCGCGTGACAAACGCGGCCCATGGCCGATAACGCCCCAGCCACCCACAATCGACGTCAACGCCGCAGGCGGCGTTGGTCGGTGTGGCGGGCCCTGCGCTGGTTTGGCTTGCGCGTCCTGCTGCTGATGGTCGCACTGGTCGGGTTGTACGGCCTGCTCAATCCGCCAACCACATGGACCATCGCGCGCGAGGCGACCTATCCCCGTCAATGGGCCGATCTTGACCAGATCGCACCTGTAATGCCACGTTCGGTCGTCGCCGCCGAGGATGCGAATTTCTGTGCGCATTGGGGCTTTGACATGGCAGAAATCCGCAAGGTCATCGCCTCGGGCAGCAATCGCGGCGCCTCGACGCTGACGCAACAGACGGCGAAAAACGTCTATCTCTGGCAAAACCGCAGTTGGCCGCGCAAATTGCTAGAGACCGCCTTTACCCCGATGATCGAGGCGCTTTGGACCAAACGCCGCATTCTTGAGGTTTACCTGAACGTGGCCGAGTTCGGGCCCGGCGTCTTTGGCGTCCATGCCGCTGCCGAGTATCATTTTTCCACCACGCCCGACCGTCTCACGGCTGCTCAGGCCGCGCGGCTGGCCGCGATCCTGCCCGCCCCCAAACAGCGCGGCACCAGCCAAGGCAGCGCGCGCAGCCGGTCGATCGCCGATGGCGCGGCCACCATCGCGCGGGACGGACGAGCGGGTTGTTTCCAATAGCCCGGCCTTGCGGTTGAATCGCCCGCGTCGCAGGCGTATCAACCGGGAACCAAGCGACAAGAGCGACCCATGACGAGTTCCACCCAGACAACGCGCCTATATCACACGCCTCTATCCCCCTTTTCCCGCAAGGTACGACTGGTGCTGGCCGAAAAGCGGATCGAGGTCGAATTGGTCGAGGAACGCTATTGGGAAAACAATTCCGAGTTGCTGCGCCGCAATCCCGCCGGCATGGTGCCGGTGCTGCGCCATGACGGGCGGATGCTGTCCGAAAGCCAGGCGATTTGCGAATACCTGGATGAAACAAACCCCCAGCCCCCGCTGATGCCCAACAGCCCGGCCGAGCGCTACGAGGTTCGTCGCCTTTGCGCCTGGTTCGACGACAAGTTCAACCGCGAGGTTACGCGGCCAATCCTGGAACAGAGGGTCTGGAAGAAAGTCACGCGAACGGGATACCCTGACAGCCGCGAGGTCAAGGCGGGGCTGAAGGCGATCAAAGAGCACATCGATTATCTGACCGGGCTTTTGGAAACGCGACGCTGGCTGGCGGGCAACGCACTGAGCCTTGCCGATTTCGCCGCTGCTGCGCATTTCTCCTGTCTGGATTACATTTCGGACGTGGACTGGGACCGCTCGGAAATGCTGATGAACTGGTACGCAACGATCAAGTCGCGCCCGGCCTTTCGTGGGGTGCTGGCCGACCAGATTCCGGGCATCCATCCCGCCGCACATTATGCCGAGCTCGACTTCGGCTAAGGCCGGGGGCGCTTCGCCCCCCGGCCCCCCCGAGGATATTGTCCTGAAGAAGAAAGCACTGGCCGCACAAGCCCGCGCCGAGGGCTTTGCCAAGATGGGGGTGACGCGCCCCGATGCGGTGCCCGAGTTGGCCGGACGGCTGGCGGATTTTCTGGCAGCCGGGCGTCATGGACAGATGGGCTGGATGGCAGAGCGCACAGGCTGGCGCGGCGATCCGGCGGCGCTTTGGCCCGAGGCGCGGTCGGTGGTGATGCTGGCC is drawn from Paracoccus tegillarcae and contains these coding sequences:
- a CDS encoding response regulator, giving the protein MTSIPDTHILIVDDDERIRALLRRFLEKNGFFVSQARDAQQARRLLGGLEFDLIVLDVMMPGEDGFALTRDLRKTIDTPILLLTAMGDTEDRITGLESGADDYLPKPFEPRELLLRIAAILRRMPTVEAATPKFLSLGTLRYDTEKGELWQGETPLRLTGTEQALLRRLAASRGQPVSRADLIDDLGRGGGNGNGEEADNSERAIDVQITRLRRKIEADPREPRFLQTVRGTGYMLVAD
- a CDS encoding uracil-DNA glycosylase, which gives rise to MDANPTYHGQPVTAEIALALLQWQAEMGADEPILDAPLDRFDLPAASETRAAPPIMTAAPSLPGIDAPATAPVAPRPADGPDIAALVAQAQALAEGADTLDALAAAQEGFDGIELKKGARNFAFADGNRDARVLILGEAPGDEEDRQGRPFVGRAGQFLDRMFAAIGLARDAVDAEKSLYITNVLPWRPPGNRDPSPDEMAMMLPFVRRHIALMDPQFIVLMGNTPCQAALGRRGILRLRGTWTQAFDKPALPMTHPAYLLRNPVAKREAWADLLSLAERLDAATV
- a CDS encoding efflux RND transporter periplasmic adaptor subunit — translated: MRFLLRSLGGLFITAVTFGLLFLAAFQVWLALEQSRTGGARGPDAQEQAFTVQLLTLEAASINPVMQVFGTVESRRRLELRAGASGRITYLDPNLHEGGAVQAGQRLVQTDPSAAQAALDTLLAAEAEGQAALQDARRAVTIATDDLAAARNQADLRRAAVDRQRNLADRGLGTSADREAAELAASSADQAVLSRQSALAEAESAVSTAELALRRNMIDLTEARRSLQLTQVQASFDGRVTSVTAVEGGLVSQNEQLAEIIDPDALEVQIPLSLQQYSRLIARDQGLDGTPVRVVLDGSAGRITAPAHLDRAAASVAEGAAGRTVFARLDEPDARLRPGDFVTVEIDEPPLQPAALIPAAAVGPDGAVLVADEENRLRAHPVSVLRRQGDQVVIAVPDELAGARIVAERAPQLGTGILIRDAAAPAENGTVAGPGDQQQARRQGAQADG
- a CDS encoding efflux RND transporter permease subunit, producing MAEGRGLLSLFARHATLANLVLAVMVIGGLVAAPRMRAQFFPDTVIEQINISIRWDGAGAEDVDRSVIAVLEPALLAVEGVTEEESRATQGSGRIELEFEPGWDMSRAVSDVETALATVDTLPEGAEEPEVSRGAWRDRVADVVISGPVGVDQLSRLSDDLLNRLYARGITRATVSGLAAPEVVIEVSMADLVRYDLTMDAIAQTVAAAATAQPAGDVASGAARVRTGSEARDPAAVAALPLRLGADGSELTIGDVASVTATSMDSDEAFYVGRDPAVVIQVQRAAAGDAIGMQREVEAAAEAMRPSLPDGVQIELVRARAEMISGRLQLLIDNAILGLGLVVCLLFLFLNARTALWVAAGIPASLLAAIGLMYMFGMTLNMISLFALILTLGIIVDDAIVVGEHADYRARKLREPAVVAAERAAQRMAAPVVSSTLTTIIAFGGLMAIGGRFGNLILDIPMTVIMVLAASLMECFLVLPNHMSHALTRAARNHWYDRPSQFVNKGLDWITLHAVRPGMGWLIRLRYPVLAATIALFGWSAASLITGKVPWRFFDSPEQGSVAGNFAMLPGSTRDDTLRVLGLMQDAVAGVAAEYEAEYGANPVTHAMAQIGGNSGRPLPGADTKDADLLGSIQIELIDADLRPYSSFELVGDLQAAMPNDPRLETISFRGFRGGPGGDAISVRMSGAEAQRLKEAAEALKTRLSALPEVSALEDSMSYDKEELALELTAQGRALGFTTEGLARELRQRLGGIEAATFPVGIRSGAIQVELPETERRGDFLDRMMMRSTSGRWVPLADIVTVGSRAGFSTIRRENGVRMISVTGDISDDNPARAAEITADLQNLILPQIASEYGIDFEATGLAEQERDFLGDAMLGFALALLGIYMVLAWIFASWTRPLVVMAVIPFGLIGAVWGHSIWGLPMSMFSIVGLIGMSGIVINDSIVLISTVDEYAKNRATRPAIIDAVCNRLRPVLLTTLTTVLGLAPLLYERSSQALFLKPTVVTLAYGLGFGMIVVLLVVPAALGIGEDIAHARRGFRRGLRAGPLRMPLLTGSLVAALGFVALLVPVTLVPAFGLSLPEWWPVAGSASQAMMWYLAAVLLAVLIAAVTLLVRSRRSPASAPPADPRSA
- a CDS encoding protein-disulfide reductase DsbD domain-containing protein; translated protein: MKLFALAFALSAVAAHAQDLPPGLTDARLLPGWTDEQGNRIAALELRLQPGWKTYWRSPGDSGIPPSFDWGASQNIGELTVQWPAPELIDSGGSLSFGFHDRLVLPFSIVPKTPGQPIDLATVVDFGLCENICVPAHLTLDAPPAANQPDPVIQTALNQQPSGSADQPQCRVSGIDDGLRLDLTLADAGWVRAIAVELPARPEVWISVPELSPDGEAGLTASADLVQPDGARFDLDTDGLVFTLIGDRPAVQMQGCAAT
- a CDS encoding YqgE/AlgH family protein, producing MTDHTDLTGKILIAMPGMLDPRFERSVVLICAHSDEGAMGLVLNRPLPEIEFNDLLGQLGIDADDQTQQIEVRFGGPVEPGRGFVLHHADRIEDDEAEGMMRIGTDLAMTSTRDILEDLAHGSGPGQAVLALGYAGWGPGQLEDEMLANGWLTGETGEDLIFSTDNEAKWGAALRAQGVDPSLLSAAAGRA
- a CDS encoding DUF1269 domain-containing protein, which produces MGGGFWGTFIGLLFLNPLLGAAVGAASGALAGRFSDIGIDDKFMKEVAHAVPPGGSAVFVLLRKMTADKMLERLTEVGHGGRVLRTSLSNEQEQQLRDALSGSGEAPAPPPPSA
- the mtgA gene encoding monofunctional biosynthetic peptidoglycan transglycosylase, with protein sequence MWRALRWFGLRVLLLMVALVGLYGLLNPPTTWTIAREATYPRQWADLDQIAPVMPRSVVAAEDANFCAHWGFDMAEIRKVIASGSNRGASTLTQQTAKNVYLWQNRSWPRKLLETAFTPMIEALWTKRRILEVYLNVAEFGPGVFGVHAAAEYHFSTTPDRLTAAQAARLAAILPAPKQRGTSQGSARSRSIADGAATIARDGRAGCFQ
- a CDS encoding glutathione S-transferase family protein produces the protein MTSSTQTTRLYHTPLSPFSRKVRLVLAEKRIEVELVEERYWENNSELLRRNPAGMVPVLRHDGRMLSESQAICEYLDETNPQPPLMPNSPAERYEVRRLCAWFDDKFNREVTRPILEQRVWKKVTRTGYPDSREVKAGLKAIKEHIDYLTGLLETRRWLAGNALSLADFAAAAHFSCLDYISDVDWDRSEMLMNWYATIKSRPAFRGVLADQIPGIHPAAHYAELDFG